From a region of the Mucilaginibacter auburnensis genome:
- a CDS encoding PDZ domain-containing protein encodes MPRGARYILLFVFAVSALWSAKVQAQHFDITDGKKRVYVPFKMVRSMVVIQLKINNSGPYNFVLDTGVGIMLITDHTLIDSMHIANKRTIKINGLGEREQYEAVVAPLIKVNIAGSLVSQNLSAAILQDDFFGLSDYAGIPIHGLIGHDFFNRLAVKVSFTDSTLVVTPPGKMRIFRKAEILPLTVEENKPYIHTEVNVADGKLNEKKLLIDLGAGHALSLEGAGQIPENCIPGNLGVGLNGLINGYLGRVGYINIGKFQICNLITSFPSDDPAFKTTVQRDGSIGMGILKRFDIIFDYQNGMMCLKPNLNFKEVSEHDMSGMSYHAAGKNFNRLIVEKVDPGSAAADVGILPNDEILSINFKPVNRMSLQQVDDLFKSKDGRNVLVEISRGKLTDRVVITLKRRI; translated from the coding sequence ATGCCCCGAGGTGCGCGTTATATTCTATTATTTGTGTTTGCTGTATCAGCACTTTGGAGTGCAAAGGTACAGGCGCAACACTTTGATATTACCGACGGCAAAAAGCGCGTTTATGTTCCGTTTAAGATGGTGCGGAGTATGGTTGTTATTCAGCTTAAAATTAACAACAGCGGCCCTTACAATTTTGTGTTAGATACAGGTGTAGGCATTATGCTTATAACAGACCATACACTTATTGACTCGATGCATATTGCCAATAAACGCACAATTAAAATTAACGGACTGGGTGAACGCGAGCAATATGAAGCTGTTGTAGCGCCGCTTATCAAGGTAAATATTGCGGGCAGCTTGGTTAGCCAAAATTTATCGGCAGCTATTTTACAGGATGACTTTTTTGGCTTATCTGATTACGCGGGCATTCCTATACACGGCCTTATAGGGCATGACTTTTTCAACCGCCTTGCAGTGAAAGTTAGTTTTACCGATAGTACCCTTGTGGTTACACCACCTGGGAAAATGCGGATATTCAGAAAGGCAGAAATATTGCCGTTAACTGTTGAAGAAAACAAACCATATATACATACCGAAGTAAATGTGGCTGATGGTAAGTTAAACGAAAAAAAATTATTAATTGATTTGGGAGCAGGGCATGCGTTGTCTTTAGAAGGCGCTGGTCAAATACCCGAAAATTGCATACCCGGCAATTTGGGAGTTGGCCTTAATGGATTGATAAATGGCTATTTAGGCAGAGTAGGTTATATTAATATAGGAAAGTTTCAAATTTGCAATTTGATAACATCTTTTCCGTCAGATGATCCCGCATTTAAAACAACTGTGCAACGTGATGGCAGTATAGGTATGGGGATTTTAAAACGCTTTGATATTATATTTGATTATCAAAATGGCATGATGTGTTTAAAGCCCAACCTTAATTTTAAAGAAGTTTCGGAGCATGATATGAGCGGGATGAGCTACCATGCCGCAGGCAAAAATTTTAACCGCCTTATTGTTGAAAAAGTTGATCCTGGTTCAGCTGCCGCTGATGTGGGCATACTGCCAAATGATGAAATACTTTCAATTAACTTCAAGCCGGTTAACAGAATGAGTTTACAACAAGTTGACGATCTTTTTAAATCAAAAGACGGCAGAAATGTTCTTGTAGAAATATCCCGGGGAAAGCTTACCGATCGTGTTGTTATAACCTTGAAACGCCGTATATAA
- a CDS encoding anti-sigma factor, translating to MNEVKAYIESGILELYVLGDVSPEERVQVEQMAATHPAIKAELHEVEQAMEFYAEENAVQPSEQHRARTLGSVLTNFADDTTFDKKRTQPEANVVQLNPPGKGSFYKYAFAASLVMLIGSLVALYNVYNKLQHSNQQLLVLNTQNERFSKVINQMGEEISVFRDPSFKLLTLKGTDKMPSAKMTVAWSPVKKKVMIDMGGTELPKNDTNHQYQLWAIVNGKPVDLGVFDKAIADSVDMVPMKPVALASAFAVTLEPRGGSVNPTMNEMVVIGQF from the coding sequence TTGAACGAAGTAAAAGCATATATTGAATCCGGCATACTTGAGCTGTATGTTTTAGGGGATGTTAGCCCCGAAGAACGCGTCCAGGTAGAGCAAATGGCGGCCACTCATCCTGCAATAAAAGCAGAGCTGCATGAGGTAGAGCAAGCTATGGAGTTCTATGCCGAAGAAAATGCAGTTCAACCATCTGAGCAGCACCGCGCCAGAACGCTTGGCAGTGTGTTAACCAATTTTGCTGATGATACAACCTTTGATAAGAAACGCACGCAGCCTGAAGCTAATGTTGTTCAGTTAAATCCTCCGGGCAAAGGCAGTTTTTATAAATACGCGTTCGCGGCAAGCCTGGTTATGCTCATAGGTAGCCTTGTTGCACTTTATAACGTTTACAATAAGCTGCAGCACAGCAATCAGCAGTTGTTAGTGCTGAATACGCAAAATGAAAGGTTTAGTAAGGTTATCAACCAAATGGGCGAAGAAATCAGCGTTTTCAGAGATCCATCTTTTAAACTTCTTACCTTAAAAGGCACTGACAAAATGCCTTCCGCTAAAATGACCGTTGCGTGGAGCCCTGTTAAAAAGAAAGTAATGATTGACATGGGAGGTACTGAACTCCCTAAAAATGATACTAACCACCAGTACCAGCTATGGGCGATTGTTAACGGCAAACCTGTTGACCTTGGAGTGTTTGACAAAGCTATAGCCGACTCGGTTGATATGGTGCCTATGAAACCTGTTGCACTGGCAAGCGCATTTGCTGTAACACTTGAGCCTCGAGGCGGCAGTGTTAACCCAACCATGAACGAAATGGTGGTAATTGGTCAGTTTTAA
- a CDS encoding histidine phosphatase family protein, which yields MKTNASTIGLFKVFLFCVLLSNFNAFAQKTFVWIVMPGETVGKQDYLNSAGQARAEELAKILKREKIQAIYTIDSKAAQQTANPLAQKAKVSPQVYADSIAALADKIKKNFHGNKVLVIAKAANIIPLLKSLGVKAPFSAVQNDDNDLLFALTLNTNSDKAELFINHYGKAQHSTEIPQQFILENFYPSFVPPMNNH from the coding sequence ATGAAAACCAACGCTTCAACCATTGGCTTGTTTAAAGTGTTTTTATTTTGCGTATTACTAAGCAATTTTAATGCCTTTGCACAAAAAACATTTGTATGGATAGTAATGCCTGGCGAGACTGTAGGCAAACAAGATTACCTAAACAGCGCGGGGCAGGCACGTGCAGAAGAACTGGCTAAAATATTAAAGCGTGAAAAAATACAGGCTATTTACACCATTGATAGCAAAGCAGCCCAACAAACTGCCAACCCATTAGCGCAAAAAGCTAAAGTATCACCACAAGTGTATGCTGATAGCATAGCAGCACTTGCTGATAAAATAAAAAAGAATTTTCACGGAAATAAAGTACTTGTTATAGCTAAGGCCGCTAACATTATCCCGTTGTTAAAATCACTTGGGGTCAAAGCACCTTTTTCGGCTGTACAAAATGATGATAACGACTTGTTGTTCGCGCTTACACTAAACACCAACTCAGATAAAGCTGAACTCTTCATTAACCATTACGGCAAAGCACAACACTCAACAGAGATACCCCAACAATTTATATTGGAGAATTTTTATCCATCATTTGTTCCGCCAATGAACAATCATTAA
- the lipA gene encoding lipoyl synthase codes for MIELPVIPANQQTRKPDWLRVKLPTGKEYAHVRSLVDNHKLHTICESGNCPNMGECWGAGTATFMILGNICTRSCSFCAVATGRPLAVDTDEPNRVANSVKLMQVKHCVITSVDRDDLKDGGSIIWAETINAIRRESPDTTLETLLPDFRGIWNNLARVLETRPEVVSHNLETVRRLTREVRIQAKYDRSLEALKQISEAGLRTKSGIMLGLGETEADVLEAMDDLLAAGVHILTLGQYLQPTRNHHPVVDWIHPDQFAFYKEVGLSKGFRYVESGPLVRSSYHAEKHLFEI; via the coding sequence ATGATAGAATTGCCGGTAATTCCTGCTAATCAACAAACACGCAAACCAGATTGGTTGAGAGTGAAGCTTCCTACGGGAAAAGAATATGCGCATGTACGTAGTTTGGTTGATAACCATAAACTGCATACTATTTGCGAAAGCGGCAATTGCCCAAACATGGGCGAGTGCTGGGGCGCGGGCACAGCTACCTTTATGATATTAGGTAATATTTGTACCCGTTCATGCTCGTTTTGCGCAGTTGCAACCGGCAGGCCGTTGGCTGTTGATACTGATGAGCCTAACCGTGTGGCCAATTCTGTTAAGTTAATGCAGGTTAAGCATTGTGTTATTACGTCGGTTGACCGCGATGATTTAAAAGATGGAGGCTCTATTATTTGGGCAGAAACCATCAATGCTATTCGCCGCGAAAGTCCTGATACTACTTTAGAAACATTGCTACCTGATTTTAGAGGCATATGGAATAATCTGGCCCGTGTATTGGAAACCCGCCCCGAGGTGGTATCTCACAATTTGGAGACCGTTAGGCGACTTACCCGCGAGGTACGCATACAAGCAAAATATGATCGCAGTTTAGAAGCTTTAAAGCAGATATCAGAAGCAGGTTTACGTACAAAATCGGGCATTATGCTGGGTTTAGGTGAAACAGAGGCTGACGTTTTAGAAGCCATGGACGACCTTTTGGCTGCGGGCGTACACATTTTAACTTTAGGCCAATATTTACAGCCTACACGTAATCATCACCCGGTGGTTGACTGGATACATCCTGATCAATTTGCATTTTATAAAGAAGTTGGATTAAGTAAAGGATTCAGGTATGTAGAGAGCGGCCCATTGGTGCGTTCATCTTACCATGCTGAAAAACATCTGTTTGAAATCTAA
- a CDS encoding alanine dehydrogenase translates to MSSGKYSGFSDVAKQALMQPQEALLAVKSKKNKLYIGIPKETSFQENRIPLTPLSVALLVNNGHDVMLESNAGKAAKFLDKDYAEQGAEIVFDTKKVYEADIIIKIAPPTMQEIELMKPGQILLSALQISTMKAECLQAMMAKKITALCFEDLRDEGDSLPVVRAMSEIVGATSILIAAEYLSNIFGGKGLMLGGITGVPPTEIVILGAGTVGEYAARTAISLGAEVKVFDPSIYKLRRLQNNIGARVFTSVVQPIVLEKAITTCDVAIGAMRAEDGRSPCIVSEETVSRMKPNSVIIDVSIDQGGCFETSEITNHTHPVFRKYDVIHYCVPNIASRVARTATYALTNIFAPILLDIGEQGGIKNVIWQKAGVRDAVYIYQGNLTNKHIAERFSLPCKDLDLLIVSHH, encoded by the coding sequence ATGAGTTCAGGGAAATACAGTGGGTTCTCAGATGTAGCCAAACAAGCCTTAATGCAACCTCAGGAAGCGCTGCTGGCTGTAAAAAGCAAAAAAAATAAACTTTATATAGGCATACCTAAAGAGACTTCTTTTCAGGAAAACCGCATTCCACTCACTCCCCTTTCGGTAGCCTTGCTGGTTAACAACGGGCACGATGTTATGCTGGAAAGCAATGCCGGCAAAGCAGCTAAATTTTTAGATAAAGATTACGCCGAACAGGGCGCAGAAATAGTTTTTGATACCAAAAAGGTTTACGAGGCCGACATTATCATTAAAATTGCCCCGCCAACCATGCAGGAAATTGAGCTGATGAAGCCTGGGCAGATACTGCTGTCTGCTTTGCAAATTTCTACCATGAAAGCGGAGTGCTTGCAGGCTATGATGGCCAAAAAAATAACTGCGCTCTGCTTTGAGGACCTGCGCGACGAAGGCGACTCATTGCCGGTAGTACGTGCTATGAGCGAAATAGTTGGTGCCACTTCTATTTTGATTGCTGCCGAATACCTGAGTAATATTTTTGGTGGAAAGGGTTTGATGCTGGGGGGTATAACCGGGGTTCCTCCAACTGAGATTGTAATATTAGGCGCTGGTACGGTTGGAGAATATGCGGCCCGTACTGCCATATCATTAGGTGCAGAGGTTAAGGTTTTTGACCCATCTATTTACAAGCTTCGCCGATTGCAAAATAATATTGGCGCACGGGTATTTACATCAGTAGTGCAGCCTATTGTTTTAGAAAAAGCCATAACCACCTGCGATGTGGCCATTGGCGCCATGCGTGCCGAAGATGGCCGCAGCCCATGTATTGTTTCGGAAGAAACGGTTAGCCGCATGAAACCCAACTCTGTTATTATTGATGTAAGTATTGATCAGGGTGGCTGCTTTGAAACCTCTGAAATTACCAACCATACGCATCCGGTTTTCCGTAAGTATGATGTTATACATTATTGTGTACCTAACATAGCCTCTCGTGTTGCGCGCACCGCTACGTACGCATTGACCAATATTTTTGCACCTATATTGCTTGATATTGGTGAGCAGGGGGGGATTAAAAATGTTATCTGGCAAAAGGCAGGCGTGCGCGATGCTGTATATATTTATCAGGGTAATTTAACAAATAAGCATATTGCCGAACGTTTTTCTTTGCCGTGTAAGGATCTTGACCTATTGATCGTGTCACACCATTAA
- a CDS encoding glutamate--tRNA ligase family protein, which produces MSNWGEKFRLTRIAPTPSGYLHLGNALSFVLTAAIAKNTNASLLLRIDDLDRDRVESRYVEDVFETLKFLNIQWQIGPGSAAEFQNQWSQLQRLELYNPALDELAKRKLVFACTCSRKQLQTPGYICKCAESSYPLNTPNSAWRLITDNEPVSINTLANGRVEFNLPSEMKNFIVRKKDGHSAYQLSSLIDDVHFGVDLIVRGEDLWPSTIAQHYLARVLDLYQFSNATFHHHQLLTVNGVDKLSKSAGSTSLQYLRAQGATSAIIYNKIGETLGLAAPCADLADISNSLLL; this is translated from the coding sequence ATGAGCAATTGGGGTGAAAAGTTCAGGTTAACAAGGATAGCGCCAACACCCAGCGGATATTTGCATTTAGGCAATGCCCTATCGTTTGTACTTACCGCCGCTATTGCAAAAAATACCAATGCGAGTCTGCTACTGCGTATTGACGACCTTGACCGCGACCGTGTAGAATCGCGGTATGTTGAGGATGTTTTTGAAACACTCAAATTTTTAAATATTCAATGGCAGATAGGCCCGGGCAGCGCGGCTGAATTTCAAAATCAATGGTCGCAATTACAACGATTGGAGCTTTATAACCCTGCACTCGATGAGTTAGCTAAAAGAAAACTGGTTTTTGCCTGCACTTGTTCGCGTAAACAGTTACAAACACCAGGCTACATCTGTAAATGTGCAGAAAGTTCTTATCCTCTTAATACACCTAACTCAGCCTGGCGATTAATAACGGACAATGAGCCGGTATCAATTAACACACTCGCAAACGGCAGGGTTGAGTTTAACCTACCTTCCGAAATGAAAAATTTTATAGTGAGGAAAAAGGACGGACATTCTGCCTATCAGCTTTCTTCGTTAATTGATGATGTGCATTTTGGCGTTGACCTGATAGTTCGAGGAGAGGATCTATGGCCTTCCACCATAGCGCAGCACTACCTGGCCAGGGTACTTGATCTGTATCAATTTAGTAACGCAACGTTTCATCATCATCAATTGCTAACTGTTAACGGCGTTGATAAACTATCCAAGTCTGCCGGTTCAACATCTTTACAATACCTGCGTGCACAAGGCGCAACCTCCGCAATTATCTACAATAAAATAGGAGAGACCTTGGGCCTTGCAGCGCCATGTGCTGATCTGGCAGACATTTCTAACAGCCTTTTGTTGTAA
- a CDS encoding GNAT family N-acetyltransferase: MVLTGSNFILRRWEVGDAPSLRKNGNDERVSSMLLDRFPAPYTLEDAEAFINLKIPEEPVTNFALEIEGEVAGVIGVDMRADIYRKTPLLGYWISPTFSGKGIMTEAVKLIADYAFSNLDVICIQANTLGNNIASMRVLEKAGFKKQGILTASVIKNGLILDECIYTLHPPKTKSR, translated from the coding sequence ATGGTATTAACCGGAAGTAATTTCATCCTCAGGCGCTGGGAGGTTGGCGATGCACCGTCGCTGCGAAAAAATGGTAACGACGAACGTGTTTCATCAATGCTTCTTGATCGGTTTCCAGCCCCATATACACTGGAAGATGCTGAAGCATTTATCAACCTGAAAATACCTGAAGAACCTGTAACCAACTTTGCTTTAGAGATTGAAGGTGAAGTGGCCGGTGTGATCGGGGTTGATATGAGGGCAGACATCTATCGCAAAACACCGCTGTTGGGGTATTGGATAAGCCCCACATTTAGCGGGAAAGGTATAATGACCGAAGCTGTAAAGCTTATTGCGGATTACGCTTTTTCAAATCTTGATGTTATTTGCATACAGGCTAATACTTTAGGTAACAACATAGCTTCAATGCGGGTGTTAGAGAAGGCCGGCTTTAAAAAACAAGGCATATTAACTGCATCCGTTATAAAAAATGGATTAATTTTAGACGAGTGCATTTACACCCTACATCCGCCTAAAACAAAATCCCGGTAA
- a CDS encoding NAD(P)H-hydrate dehydratase — translation MLPLLTAQQIREADAYTISNEPVSSIDLMERASKAFVGWFVNHYPDRKESIAVYCGSGNNGGDGLAISRMLFEHGYTQLDVKIASYSNRSTADFDTNLARLIQLAIPITALLPGEDLLQENAAIIIDALLGTGLNKALSGDYEKLAKFINGLSAGKVAVDIPTGFFADGEMPVDAPVIKADVVISFQQPKINFLLPDSAKYVDCWQTVNIGLSETFTNSLDSPYQFLEEKDARALIKPRHHFSNKGTYGHAFIIAGEAETMGAALLSSSACLYAGAGLTTACIPQAGLFALNSSHPEIMAVLRQDDEQLNIEWDKYTAVGIGPGLGKKAIALQLLSDVLERFCNPIVADADALNLLAENPILLKKLPAESILTPHMKEFDRLFGEHNNWWQRMQTARVKAAELGINIVLKNDYTLIITPHGKVYFNSTSNPAMATGGMGDVLTGIITSLIAQKYQPEEACLLGVYIHGKAGDELALPDRAYVVTPTQIANRLPATMAKLLA, via the coding sequence ATGCTGCCCTTACTAACTGCCCAACAAATTCGAGAAGCCGATGCCTATACCATCAGTAATGAGCCTGTAAGTTCAATTGATCTGATGGAGCGGGCCTCTAAAGCGTTTGTTGGTTGGTTTGTAAATCATTACCCTGATCGAAAAGAAAGCATAGCTGTTTATTGCGGCTCAGGCAACAATGGCGGCGACGGGCTGGCCATTTCACGCATGTTGTTTGAGCATGGCTATACCCAACTTGATGTTAAAATAGCAAGCTACTCCAATCGTTCAACAGCCGATTTTGACACCAACTTAGCCCGTTTAATTCAACTGGCTATTCCAATCACCGCACTTTTACCCGGCGAAGATCTTCTGCAGGAAAATGCTGCGATTATTATAGACGCGCTTTTAGGCACAGGTTTAAATAAAGCTTTAAGCGGCGATTATGAAAAGCTTGCCAAATTCATTAACGGTTTATCAGCAGGAAAAGTAGCTGTTGATATTCCAACAGGTTTTTTTGCGGATGGAGAGATGCCCGTCGATGCGCCTGTTATTAAGGCCGATGTTGTGATCTCGTTTCAACAACCCAAGATCAATTTCCTGCTGCCTGATTCGGCAAAGTATGTAGATTGCTGGCAAACGGTTAACATTGGACTAAGCGAGACTTTTACCAATTCTCTCGATTCTCCCTATCAATTTCTTGAGGAAAAGGATGCAAGAGCGTTAATTAAGCCGCGGCATCATTTCAGTAACAAAGGCACTTATGGGCACGCATTCATTATTGCCGGTGAAGCTGAAACCATGGGTGCAGCACTGCTGAGTTCGTCTGCATGTTTATATGCAGGTGCAGGGTTAACTACGGCATGCATACCGCAAGCCGGTTTATTCGCATTAAACAGTTCCCATCCGGAAATTATGGCCGTTTTGCGGCAGGATGATGAACAACTAAATATTGAATGGGATAAATATACAGCTGTTGGTATTGGCCCGGGATTGGGTAAGAAAGCAATTGCACTTCAACTATTAAGTGATGTATTGGAGCGTTTTTGCAACCCTATAGTTGCAGATGCTGATGCGCTTAATTTATTAGCCGAAAACCCCATCCTGTTAAAAAAACTACCTGCAGAGAGTATTTTGACGCCGCATATGAAAGAATTTGACCGCTTGTTTGGTGAGCACAATAACTGGTGGCAACGCATGCAAACGGCGCGTGTAAAAGCTGCGGAGTTGGGTATTAATATAGTTTTGAAGAATGATTATACCCTTATAATTACGCCTCACGGCAAGGTTTACTTTAATTCAACAAGTAACCCTGCCATGGCAACGGGAGGTATGGGCGATGTATTAACCGGGATTATAACCTCATTGATTGCACAAAAATACCAACCTGAGGAAGCCTGCCTGCTTGGTGTATATATTCACGGTAAAGCTGGCGATGAACTGGCGCTTCCCGACCGGGCCTATGTGGTTACGCCAACCCAGATAGCCAACAGGTTGCCTGCTACAATGGCAAAATTGTTGGCATAA
- a CDS encoding RNA polymerase sigma factor, which translates to MSKKRKISLTEEELVLALQRREKIAIDALYDMYSASLFGVISRIINDTPTAEDVLQETFVKIWHSFAAYSPEKGRLFTWMVNIARNLSIDKLRSRDFKNQTKNQEIENNVTFIDEQRNTVYKPELLGIKDMVKTLKPEQQAILDLVYFKGYTHVEAAEELGIPLGTIKTRLRTAIIELRKYFN; encoded by the coding sequence TTGAGTAAAAAAAGGAAAATATCTCTTACAGAAGAAGAACTCGTTCTGGCCCTGCAAAGGCGTGAAAAAATAGCCATTGATGCTTTGTATGATATGTACTCAGCTTCATTGTTTGGCGTTATTTCGCGCATTATTAATGATACCCCTACAGCCGAAGATGTTTTGCAGGAAACGTTTGTGAAAATATGGCACTCATTTGCTGCCTACAGCCCTGAAAAGGGCAGACTTTTTACCTGGATGGTAAACATTGCGCGTAATCTTTCTATTGATAAGCTGCGATCGCGCGATTTTAAAAACCAAACTAAAAACCAGGAGATAGAAAATAACGTAACTTTCATTGACGAGCAAAGAAATACGGTTTACAAACCCGAATTGCTGGGAATAAAAGACATGGTGAAAACCTTGAAGCCCGAGCAGCAGGCCATACTTGATCTGGTATACTTTAAAGGTTATACCCACGTAGAGGCCGCCGAAGAACTGGGCATACCGCTTGGAACAATAAAAACGCGGTTAAGAACAGCCATTATTGAGTTAAGGAAGTATTTTAATTAA
- a CDS encoding YihY/virulence factor BrkB family protein, which yields MTINKAYAKRCWKVLTATFASFSNDNGLKLSASLAYYTVFSIAPLLFLLIAIVGLFPVAKGDVLYQDLGTYIGRDAATQIHSTVTALKLSGKSTFGFVLGVVTLMLGASSIFIEIQDSLNIIWRVKAKPKKGWVKMLQNRFLSFSLIISLGFLLLASLLINLLMDALSARIEHFLPVITGLILKGVNMAIEAIVISVLFAIIFKFLPDVNIRWKDVRIGAFFTAILFMLGQFLIGIYIQNVAPGSAYGAAGSIIVILVWIYYTSAILYIGAEFTQVYAEAIGSKIEPAPYAVYIRHTEVEANVKELPPQNPELEGKLKDKEENKQ from the coding sequence ATGACAATTAATAAAGCATACGCTAAAAGATGCTGGAAGGTTTTAACAGCAACATTCGCGAGTTTTTCAAATGATAATGGTTTAAAGCTGAGTGCCTCACTGGCTTACTACACAGTATTTTCAATAGCTCCCTTGTTGTTTTTACTTATAGCGATTGTTGGATTGTTCCCTGTTGCCAAAGGTGATGTGTTGTATCAGGACCTTGGCACGTACATCGGTAGAGATGCAGCAACTCAAATACATTCAACTGTTACTGCACTTAAGCTAAGTGGCAAAAGTACTTTTGGCTTTGTGTTGGGTGTGGTAACGCTTATGTTGGGCGCCAGCAGCATTTTTATTGAGATACAGGATTCATTAAATATTATATGGCGCGTTAAAGCAAAACCCAAAAAGGGTTGGGTTAAAATGCTGCAAAACCGTTTTCTGTCTTTCTCTTTAATTATCAGCCTTGGTTTTTTGTTACTGGCATCTCTTTTAATTAACCTTTTAATGGACGCTTTGAGCGCGCGTATTGAACACTTTCTGCCTGTAATAACAGGTTTGATATTGAAGGGGGTTAATATGGCTATCGAAGCAATAGTGATATCGGTACTGTTTGCTATAATATTTAAATTTCTGCCGGATGTAAATATCAGGTGGAAGGATGTACGTATTGGTGCTTTTTTTACCGCGATACTTTTTATGTTAGGGCAATTTTTAATAGGTATCTATATACAAAACGTTGCACCGGGTTCTGCGTATGGCGCTGCGGGATCTATTATAGTTATTTTAGTTTGGATCTACTACACATCAGCTATATTGTATATAGGTGCCGAATTTACGCAGGTTTACGCCGAAGCCATAGGTAGTAAAATTGAGCCTGCGCCATATGCGGTTTATATAAGGCACACTGAGGTGGAAGCCAATGTAAAAGAACTTCCGCCCCAAAATCCTGAATTAGAAGGTAAGCTGAAAGATAAGGAAGAAAATAAGCAATAA